One window from the genome of Natrialba magadii ATCC 43099 encodes:
- a CDS encoding elongation factor 1-beta, which translates to MGKVAAKIKVMPDSPEIDLDALQERLESALPEGAKINGVEREEVAFGLVALYPTVIVPDGSGGTETVEENFDDVEGVESVGVENVGRI; encoded by the coding sequence ATGGGAAAAGTAGCTGCTAAAATCAAGGTCATGCCGGACAGCCCCGAGATCGATCTGGATGCGCTGCAGGAGCGCCTCGAGAGCGCACTCCCAGAGGGTGCAAAGATCAACGGCGTCGAGCGCGAGGAAGTCGCGTTCGGCCTCGTTGCACTCTACCCAACCGTGATCGTCCCTGACGGCTCCGGCGGCACGGAAACCGTCGAAGAGAACTTCGATGACGTCGAAGGCGTCGAAAGCGTCGGCGTCGAGAACGTCGGTCGTATCTAA
- a CDS encoding cystathionine gamma-synthase, giving the protein MDDDADTHTDADDEQFRIETRSIHAGQEPDVETGALMTPIHANSTYEQDAPGEHRGYEYSRTGNPTRSDLEANLASLENAEYGRAFASGMASINTVLNLLDSGDHVVTGNDVYGGTHRIFTQVYEDYDIEFSFVDMTDLDAIDAAFQENTELLWLETPTNPLMSIVDIAGAADIAHDHDALCAIDNTFATPYLQQPLDLGADIVSHSLTKYLGGHSDVVGGALLTNDEELDERFGFYQNAVGATPGPFDSFLVLRGTKTLPVRMDRHCENASAIAEWLDDHPDVDRVYYPGLESHPGHEIASEQMADFGGMLSFELDASLEEASEVVSNTEVFTLAESLGGVESLIEQPAPMTHAAIPREERIEAGLTDGLVRVSVGIEHVDDLIGDLEQAIDGALES; this is encoded by the coding sequence ATGGACGACGACGCTGATACCCACACTGACGCCGACGATGAGCAGTTCCGAATCGAAACGCGTTCGATTCACGCCGGTCAGGAGCCAGATGTAGAGACTGGCGCGTTGATGACGCCAATCCATGCGAACTCGACGTACGAGCAGGACGCCCCGGGAGAACACCGCGGCTACGAGTACTCTCGAACCGGTAACCCGACCAGATCTGATCTCGAGGCCAACCTTGCCAGCCTCGAGAACGCCGAGTACGGCCGCGCGTTCGCGAGCGGGATGGCCTCGATTAACACCGTGCTCAATCTGCTCGACTCCGGCGACCACGTCGTCACCGGCAACGACGTCTACGGCGGCACCCACCGCATCTTCACCCAGGTGTACGAGGACTACGACATCGAGTTCTCGTTCGTCGACATGACCGACCTCGACGCCATCGACGCGGCCTTCCAGGAGAACACGGAACTGCTCTGGCTCGAAACGCCGACGAACCCACTCATGTCGATCGTCGATATCGCGGGCGCAGCGGACATCGCTCACGACCACGATGCGCTCTGTGCGATCGACAACACCTTCGCGACGCCGTACCTCCAGCAACCGCTCGACCTCGGCGCAGACATCGTCTCGCACTCGCTGACAAAGTACCTGGGCGGCCACTCCGACGTGGTCGGTGGCGCACTCCTCACGAACGACGAAGAACTGGACGAGCGCTTTGGCTTCTACCAGAACGCCGTCGGCGCGACGCCCGGCCCCTTCGATAGTTTCCTCGTCCTCCGGGGCACCAAGACCCTGCCCGTCCGGATGGACCGCCACTGCGAGAACGCCAGCGCTATCGCCGAGTGGCTCGACGACCACCCCGACGTCGACCGCGTCTACTACCCCGGACTCGAGTCCCATCCTGGCCACGAGATCGCCAGCGAACAGATGGCCGACTTCGGCGGCATGCTGAGCTTCGAACTCGACGCCAGCCTGGAGGAGGCAAGCGAGGTCGTCTCGAACACCGAAGTGTTCACGCTCGCAGAGAGTCTCGGCGGCGTCGAGAGCCTGATCGAACAGCCCGCGCCGATGACCCACGCCGCGATTCCACGCGAGGAGCGCATCGAGGCGGGACTCACGGACGGCCTCGTCCGCGTCTCGGTCGGCATCGAGCACGTCGACGACCTGATCGGCGACCTCGAACAGGCGATCGACGGCGCACTCGAGTCCTGA
- a CDS encoding RNA ligase partner protein has protein sequence MTTSSEAFKQRFVLDTSLFLTEEIRRDGESLEDAILHLLELIANARLNLGISCYMPPTIHDEFTTMLAARDVGDEVYSRLNTWVIRKHPDRYAVTIPANVVFSFVDEMSGRVDRGLRVSEKAVRRAEGAVDEPLEDHEYKTEIDAIVSDLREKYRTAMRTGVLDSREDFDLLILARELDAGVVTEDRGIIDWTEDFGLRFIRGREFPTLLEQYLRAVDPETRRTLD, from the coding sequence ATGACCACCTCCAGCGAGGCCTTCAAGCAACGGTTCGTCCTCGACACCTCCCTCTTCCTCACCGAGGAGATCCGCCGCGATGGCGAGTCACTCGAGGACGCCATCCTGCACCTCCTCGAGTTGATCGCCAACGCGCGACTCAATCTGGGCATCTCGTGTTACATGCCGCCGACGATCCACGACGAGTTCACGACGATGCTCGCGGCCCGCGACGTGGGCGACGAAGTATACTCCCGACTGAACACCTGGGTGATCCGCAAGCATCCCGACCGCTACGCCGTGACAATCCCCGCGAACGTCGTCTTCAGTTTCGTCGACGAGATGAGCGGCCGCGTCGACCGCGGACTTCGGGTGTCGGAAAAGGCGGTCAGGCGCGCTGAGGGCGCAGTCGACGAGCCACTCGAGGACCACGAGTACAAGACGGAAATCGACGCTATCGTCTCGGATCTGCGCGAGAAGTATCGTACCGCGATGCGGACGGGTGTGCTCGACTCGCGAGAGGATTTCGACCTGTTGATTCTGGCGCGCGAACTCGATGCCGGTGTGGTCACCGAAGACAGAGGGATCATCGACTGGACGGAGGACTTCGGCCTCCGGTTCATTCGGGGCCGGGAGTTCCCGACGCTCCTAGAGCAGTATCTACGGGCGGTGGATCCAGAGACGCGGCGGACGCTCGACTGA
- a CDS encoding metallophosphoesterase, translating to MEADGEEPVYYVISDLHIGGDEQLGDIDFLPELLAFLRRLETTDEPAELVINGDLFGLWEFTESQGLEKFDILVERYPNLFEQLRATGAEIPITLLPGNHDSELAAYEAYERLLAEYNVTLVRAESVTRELGDRTIHFEHGHRQDPNNRLEDFGNPYEKPLGYYYNTLVTSRAGRLSDRGRYNWLKDVQAVTPTERVPRWLLSKYFYREMKPTLRYALLPVLLLFNVSIAITVLAALDVAGIWTMPVTTTDDVLAQLGLVGEAVHFLLVANVIVVGILLLASIPVYLVLRDLSATIDRFGIRETDLTIDPDEPYRRAARDVFEERPDTAVFCYGHTHRPMMSVVDDRLLVNTGTWLKRLHRRDVVAGLLPAVYYPSYHLCIVRMSTDDDGLLVSYEPADKPSPAADEMTLVERLLTLGRAPALEYPDRAHVTESGTTIDPDA from the coding sequence ATGGAAGCCGACGGCGAGGAGCCGGTGTACTACGTCATCAGCGACCTCCACATCGGCGGCGACGAGCAGTTGGGCGACATCGATTTTCTCCCCGAACTGCTCGCGTTCCTTCGCCGACTCGAGACGACGGACGAACCGGCCGAACTCGTAATCAATGGAGACCTGTTCGGCCTCTGGGAGTTCACCGAGTCCCAGGGTCTCGAAAAGTTCGACATCCTCGTCGAGCGCTATCCGAATCTGTTCGAACAACTCCGCGCCACGGGTGCGGAAATCCCGATTACACTGCTTCCAGGAAACCACGATAGCGAACTCGCCGCATACGAGGCGTACGAACGCCTGCTGGCAGAGTACAATGTCACACTCGTTCGAGCCGAATCGGTGACCCGAGAGCTCGGCGACCGGACGATTCACTTCGAACACGGCCATAGACAAGACCCCAACAATCGGCTCGAAGACTTCGGGAATCCCTACGAGAAGCCGCTCGGCTACTACTACAATACGCTGGTGACGAGTCGAGCGGGGCGACTCTCAGACCGCGGTCGATACAACTGGCTCAAGGACGTTCAGGCGGTGACGCCAACCGAACGCGTCCCCCGCTGGCTCCTCTCGAAGTACTTCTACCGGGAGATGAAACCGACGCTTCGGTATGCCTTGCTTCCGGTTCTCCTGCTATTCAACGTCAGCATCGCCATCACCGTGTTGGCAGCGCTCGACGTCGCAGGTATCTGGACCATGCCCGTCACGACGACGGACGACGTACTCGCACAACTGGGACTCGTCGGTGAAGCGGTCCACTTCCTGCTCGTCGCTAACGTCATTGTCGTCGGTATCTTGCTGCTCGCGAGTATTCCGGTCTACCTCGTCCTTCGCGACCTCAGCGCGACCATCGATCGGTTCGGCATCCGCGAAACTGACCTCACCATCGATCCCGACGAACCGTATCGGAGGGCCGCACGGGACGTCTTCGAGGAGCGGCCGGACACCGCCGTCTTCTGCTACGGCCACACCCATCGACCGATGATGTCGGTCGTCGACGACCGCTTGCTCGTCAACACCGGCACCTGGCTCAAGCGGCTCCACCGCCGGGACGTCGTCGCCGGACTTCTCCCAGCCGTCTACTATCCCTCATATCACCTGTGTATCGTTCGCATGTCGACCGACGACGACGGACTCCTCGTCTCGTACGAGCCCGCCGACAAGCCGAGTCCCGCCGCAGACGAGATGACCCTCGTCGAGCGACTGCTGACACTGGGCCGCGCGCCGGCACTCGAGTACCCCGACCGGGCGCACGTGACGGAGTCGGGGACGACGATCGATCCCGACGCGTGA
- the nreA gene encoding DNA repair protein NreA → MRLDDYIEDLEPDEEAERRRLAKEKSYAITDHLEEFERRFDDALSGDTLVGSTAPSIFVGRSNYPDIPVGLLSPVGDEDDAEEYVTDGNWYQQGYAIDDVLQRRTSLLNSNKRANVDSPSIASRLTPSVHDTWDGFVGVQREVAIAGNPVDLEIGLDDTPDLGLDAGTDVATPRGPRANARNAELRENPYVPKPVKKTLEDDDWQAQGAMTYLYRRGFDVYEINSILSAGALGETKQRRLVPTRWSITAVDDTVGQFLRGGIRTEQSIDEVQVWANEYMGNRYWVVLAPGTWEFELVEMKAPGSIWNPNSDGDIWLQSASEGYEGRTSYVEETAGAYYAARLGVLEYLESIGRQAKCLVLREVSDDYWAPVGVWQVRESVRNAFDGQYGEAETFHGAIAEIATQLPVSYARLQRKSELSAGLQTNLNAFSRGN, encoded by the coding sequence ATGCGCCTCGACGACTACATCGAGGACCTCGAACCCGACGAGGAGGCCGAGCGACGGCGCCTCGCAAAGGAGAAGTCCTACGCGATTACAGACCACCTCGAGGAGTTCGAGCGTCGCTTCGACGACGCGTTGAGCGGCGACACCCTCGTCGGTTCGACCGCTCCCTCGATTTTCGTCGGCCGGTCGAACTACCCCGACATTCCGGTTGGACTGCTCTCTCCGGTCGGCGACGAGGACGACGCCGAGGAGTACGTCACCGACGGCAACTGGTACCAGCAGGGGTACGCCATCGACGACGTGCTCCAGCGCCGAACCAGTCTGTTGAACTCCAACAAGCGCGCGAACGTCGACTCGCCCTCCATTGCGAGCCGTCTCACACCTTCCGTTCACGACACCTGGGACGGCTTCGTCGGCGTCCAGCGTGAGGTCGCCATCGCGGGCAACCCGGTCGACCTCGAAATCGGTCTCGACGACACGCCCGACCTCGGGCTCGACGCAGGAACGGACGTCGCAACGCCGCGCGGCCCGCGCGCCAACGCACGGAACGCCGAACTCCGGGAGAACCCATACGTCCCGAAGCCGGTCAAGAAAACCTTAGAAGACGACGACTGGCAGGCTCAGGGCGCGATGACCTACCTCTACCGGCGCGGCTTCGACGTCTACGAGATCAATTCTATTCTGTCCGCCGGTGCGCTTGGTGAAACCAAGCAGCGCCGGCTCGTCCCCACCCGCTGGTCGATCACCGCAGTCGACGACACCGTCGGCCAGTTCCTCCGCGGCGGTATCCGGACCGAACAGAGCATCGACGAGGTTCAGGTCTGGGCCAACGAGTACATGGGCAATCGCTACTGGGTCGTCCTCGCCCCCGGCACCTGGGAGTTCGAACTCGTCGAGATGAAAGCCCCCGGCAGCATCTGGAATCCAAATAGCGACGGCGACATCTGGCTCCAGAGCGCCAGCGAGGGCTACGAGGGCCGCACCAGCTACGTCGAGGAAACCGCCGGCGCGTACTACGCGGCGAGACTGGGTGTACTCGAGTACCTCGAGTCGATCGGGCGGCAGGCGAAGTGTCTGGTTCTCCGGGAGGTGTCGGACGACTACTGGGCTCCCGTTGGCGTCTGGCAGGTTCGAGAGAGTGTGCGAAACGCCTTCGACGGCCAGTACGGGGAGGCGGAGACGTTCCACGGGGCAATCGCAGAGATTGCGACGCAGTTGCCGGTGTCCTACGCGCGCTTACAGCGCAAGTCAGAACTTTCGGCGGGGTTACAGACGAATTTGAACGCGTTTTCCCGGGGTAACTGA
- a CDS encoding HVO_2753 family zinc finger protein: MSTTDDQQTRSCVSCGINIAGTNAAAFKCPECGKQIYRCAKCRKQSNLYECNECGFTGP; encoded by the coding sequence ATGAGTACGACGGACGATCAGCAGACACGATCCTGTGTCTCCTGCGGGATCAACATCGCCGGCACGAACGCCGCGGCGTTCAAGTGCCCAGAGTGTGGCAAGCAGATTTACCGCTGTGCCAAGTGCCGCAAGCAGAGCAACCTCTATGAGTGCAACGAGTGCGGATTCACCGGACCCTGA
- a CDS encoding MBL fold metallo-hydrolase, whose protein sequence is MDTDAGLHALPITVDYGGQDLSITPAVVETERGLVLFDVGPADSGAVDAIETHLRALEYDLTDIWLVVLTHHDGDHAGALATLLERTDAVVAAHRDETPYVTGERDPIKGSGDDRYPPVSLDIELTGGVRVPTLAGPFEVVETPGHAPGHISLYFPDGGLLVAGDALVADGPGDGADQLSGPKPEFTPEMERALESAAALAELDVEHTLCYHGGYVPAGADRIREIAETDRH, encoded by the coding sequence ATGGACACTGATGCCGGCCTGCACGCACTGCCGATCACAGTCGACTACGGCGGACAGGACCTCTCGATCACGCCCGCGGTCGTCGAAACCGAGCGCGGCCTCGTCCTGTTCGATGTCGGCCCTGCCGACTCCGGCGCGGTCGACGCCATCGAAACGCACCTGCGCGCACTCGAGTACGACCTCACGGACATCTGGCTGGTCGTGCTCACACACCACGACGGCGATCACGCGGGCGCGCTCGCGACGTTGCTCGAACGCACCGACGCGGTAGTCGCGGCCCACCGCGACGAGACGCCGTACGTGACGGGCGAGCGTGATCCGATCAAGGGTAGTGGTGACGACAGGTACCCGCCAGTGTCGCTCGATATCGAACTTACTGGCGGCGTTCGCGTTCCGACGCTCGCGGGCCCGTTCGAGGTCGTCGAGACGCCGGGCCACGCGCCAGGCCACATCTCACTGTACTTCCCCGACGGCGGGCTGCTGGTTGCCGGCGACGCGCTCGTCGCGGACGGTCCGGGCGACGGTGCCGACCAGCTTTCCGGTCCGAAGCCGGAGTTCACACCGGAGATGGAGCGGGCACTCGAGTCCGCCGCGGCGCTCGCCGAACTCGACGTTGAACACACGCTCTGCTATCACGGCGGCTACGTTCCGGCGGGAGCGGATCGGATTCGCGAGATTGCAGAAACGGACCGACACTGA
- a CDS encoding 50S ribosomal protein L21e, producing MPKSNGPRQGTRNKLSNSPRDRGSSPPQRAIQQYEVGEKVHLKIDPSVHKGRYHPRFDGHTGEVIGTQGDAFKVEINDGGKDKTLIVTAAHLRAQDRSEERV from the coding sequence ATGCCGAAATCTAATGGCCCTCGTCAGGGAACCCGGAACAAGCTATCCAACAGTCCACGAGACCGCGGCTCCTCGCCGCCACAGCGTGCAATTCAGCAGTACGAGGTCGGTGAGAAGGTCCACCTGAAGATCGACCCAAGCGTTCACAAAGGTCGCTACCACCCACGCTTCGACGGTCACACCGGCGAAGTCATCGGTACGCAGGGCGACGCCTTCAAGGTCGAGATCAACGACGGTGGCAAGGACAAGACGCTCATCGTCACCGCAGCACACCTGCGCGCCCAGGACCGCTCGGAAGAGCGTGTCTGA
- a CDS encoding RNA ligase has protein sequence MGTPDDGTEADTGTETESETDMGTETETETDTGTETETETDPEANANHTTDSDDVDVDYHRLLGIGDAAFASLEPHLQQRNYEGLEYRHVPDYRRGVERGTVLIDGEVVRGFPKVPRTLVLETGIPTQFDEHEQVAVEEKLNGYNVRVARIHGEQLAFSRSGMVCPFTTRLLRRLVDLAALFEEYPKAMVCGEIIGPENPYTAHEYPDVDSIAFRAFDWRDRESGKPLPIRERRERYEAFGVPQTPLFEIVDVDDAAASVQELIHELDAEDREGVILQSLDGDTLLKYTTSASTNSDLAYAFSLPFDYGQAFMFRRLLREGYQTVEWDEDDEAARERAHELGESILCSMREAIQSVEDGDTLGERHTVRASDETIDVLFEHLRGQGLTIDIEDDFHEDGDRVVTFCKRTPSSNDTIRNYLDGHIVRE, from the coding sequence ATGGGCACACCAGACGACGGTACAGAGGCAGACACGGGCACAGAGACAGAATCAGAGACAGATATGGGCACAGAAACAGAGACAGAGACAGATACGGGCACAGAAACAGAGACAGAGACCGACCCAGAAGCAAACGCCAACCACACCACCGACTCCGACGACGTCGATGTCGACTACCACCGCCTGCTCGGCATCGGCGACGCCGCCTTCGCCAGTCTCGAACCACACCTCCAGCAGCGAAACTATGAGGGACTCGAGTACCGTCACGTTCCGGACTACCGTCGCGGGGTCGAGCGCGGGACTGTCCTGATCGACGGCGAGGTGGTTCGGGGCTTTCCGAAGGTACCCCGAACGCTGGTACTCGAGACCGGCATTCCAACGCAGTTCGACGAGCACGAGCAGGTCGCTGTCGAGGAGAAGCTGAACGGCTACAACGTTCGTGTCGCCCGGATCCACGGCGAACAGCTCGCGTTCTCCCGAAGCGGGATGGTTTGTCCGTTTACGACACGTCTGCTTCGGCGGCTGGTCGACCTCGCTGCGCTGTTCGAAGAATATCCCAAAGCAATGGTCTGCGGGGAGATCATCGGCCCCGAAAACCCCTATACGGCACACGAGTATCCGGATGTCGACTCGATTGCGTTCCGGGCGTTCGACTGGCGCGACCGGGAGTCGGGCAAGCCACTGCCGATCCGAGAGCGACGCGAGCGCTACGAGGCGTTCGGCGTCCCGCAAACGCCGCTGTTCGAGATCGTCGATGTCGACGACGCGGCCGCGAGCGTGCAGGAACTCATCCACGAACTCGACGCCGAAGACCGCGAGGGGGTGATACTGCAATCGCTCGACGGAGACACACTGCTCAAGTACACGACATCGGCGTCGACGAACTCGGATCTGGCGTACGCGTTCTCGCTCCCGTTCGACTACGGCCAGGCGTTCATGTTCCGCCGGCTGCTCAGAGAGGGGTACCAGACCGTCGAGTGGGACGAGGACGACGAGGCCGCCCGCGAGCGCGCACACGAACTCGGTGAATCGATCCTCTGCTCGATGCGCGAGGCGATCCAGTCGGTCGAGGACGGCGACACGCTCGGTGAACGCCACACCGTCCGCGCGAGTGACGAGACGATCGACGTGCTCTTCGAACACCTTCGCGGTCAGGGGCTCACGATCGACATCGAGGACGACTTCCACGAGGACGGCGACCGCGTCGTGACGTTCTGCAAGCGGACACCCTCCTCCAACGACACGATTCGGAACTATCTCGATGGGCACATCGTCCGCGAGTAG